Genomic DNA from Pseudomonas fitomaticsae:
GGATTGCGAAGGCTTGTCGGGGAGGCAATTGGCGCAGGGTTAACTCCCTGCAACGAATGCTGACCCGCTCTCGTTCGGCTAGATATTTGGCTGTTCGGCGAGTCACTGAAAACCAGGGCAAGCGCACGGCGGGAGTCGACCGAGTGCTCTGGGATACACCCGATGCCAAATGGAAAGCGGCAAACGGGTTGAAGCGCCACGGATACAAACCACGGCCTTTAAGGCGTGTGTTCATTCCGAAGTCAAACGGGAAGGAGCGCCCACTAGGCATTCCGACCATGACTGACAGGGCCATGCAGGCTCTATACCTGCTAGCTCTGGCGCCCATTGCAGAAACCACCGGAGATCCGAACAGCTACGGCTTCAGGATCGAGCGCTCTACCGCAGACGCAATGGGACAGCTGTTCATCTGCTTATCCAAGAAGGTCTCGGCCGAATGGGTACTGGAGGCAGACATCAAAGGCTGCTTTGACCATATCAACCATGACTGGCTGATCGCCAATGTCCCTACGGACAAAACGATCCTCCGGAAATGGTTGAAGGCTGGAGTGATTCATAAAGGCCAGCTTCAGGCAACGGATGCCGGTACGCCACAAGGCGGGATCATCTCGCCGACTTTGGCAAATATGGTGCTGGATGGATTGGAGTCACAGCTCAAGCAACACTTGGGCGTGACGAAGGCCAAGAAGCTGAAAATCAATGTGGTGCGCTATGCGGATGACTTTGTGATTACCGGAAACTCGAAAGAGATGCTGGAAAGCGAAATCAGACCTTGGGTGGAGCAATTCCTCGCTGTGCGAGGATTGCAGCTGTCACTCGAGAAAACCCGCGTGGTTCACATAGACGAAGGCTTTGACTTTCTGGGATGGAATTTCCGCAAGTACGAAGGAAAGCTCCTGATCAAGCCAAGCAAGAAAAACGTGAAAGCGTTCTATCGCAAGGTGAAGGACGTCATCAGTACCAACAAAACGGCAAAGCAAGAGGATCTGATCCAACGGCTGAATCCGATACTGCGTGGCTGGGCGATGTACCACCAGCCAGTGGTTGCCAAGAAGGCGTTTAGCAGAATGGATAACTCTGTTTTCCATGCTCTTTGGCGTTGGGCGAAAAGGCGACATCCTAATAAATCGTTGGAATGGGTCAGGAGAGGTTATTTCCAACCCCATGAAGGCAGAAGTTGGGTGTTCGCCACCATGGCGATGAGGACGGACGGGACCAAAGCAATAGCTCCCCTGTACTCAATAGCGAGCACTGCGATCGAGCG
This window encodes:
- the ltrA gene encoding group II intron reverse transcriptase/maturase, which translates into the protein MKVHSPTAVSAPSGAPQQWHDIDWWRVQRNVRAMQLRIAKACRGGNWRRVNSLQRMLTRSRSARYLAVRRVTENQGKRTAGVDRVLWDTPDAKWKAANGLKRHGYKPRPLRRVFIPKSNGKERPLGIPTMTDRAMQALYLLALAPIAETTGDPNSYGFRIERSTADAMGQLFICLSKKVSAEWVLEADIKGCFDHINHDWLIANVPTDKTILRKWLKAGVIHKGQLQATDAGTPQGGIISPTLANMVLDGLESQLKQHLGVTKAKKLKINVVRYADDFVITGNSKEMLESEIRPWVEQFLAVRGLQLSLEKTRVVHIDEGFDFLGWNFRKYEGKLLIKPSKKNVKAFYRKVKDVISTNKTAKQEDLIQRLNPILRGWAMYHQPVVAKKAFSRMDNSVFHALWRWAKRRHPNKSLEWVRRGYFQPHEGRSWVFATMAMRTDGTKAIAPLYSIASTAIERHRKVSGEYNPFDPSMEEMGEKLRMVRMLKKLKYRKQIVSLFQSQKGLCPLCKQPITKESGWHDHHVIHRSQGGGDTLDNRVLLHPVCHQQLHSRGLTVNKPAPTGAF